From a single Campylobacter concisus genomic region:
- a CDS encoding cache domain-containing protein produces MNKYKKYLNFYIVFIFIVVLGGLFYFLYSSYMAEKMQNNMRVFFDYQVKQLNKSIDDEKFSSMAISILLAQNESIQMCLLGQSRDECIKNIENLTKTLGAASMYNNIKLHIYDKDLKSYVRSWDLNRYGDMIASSRFLVQESRHQNKPMVGIEAWYAGTHIRAVSNVIRDGKIIGNIEVLLNFDSLGNYFKKQGIDLFVLLAKDKMPSRKSIPSDQILNDYYIENLSSANLNIVGFLRDINFKEYEFYVYKTHYFCVVPLIDASNTQIGYYVLHVNTNEKERNISQNYFESEELF; encoded by the coding sequence TTGAATAAATATAAAAAATATCTTAATTTCTATATCGTTTTTATCTTTATCGTAGTACTTGGAGGGCTTTTTTACTTCCTTTACAGCTCTTATATGGCTGAAAAGATGCAAAATAATATGCGAGTCTTTTTTGATTACCAGGTAAAACAGCTTAATAAAAGTATAGATGATGAGAAATTTTCATCAATGGCGATCTCTATCTTGCTTGCTCAAAATGAGTCTATACAAATGTGCTTGCTAGGTCAAAGCCGCGATGAATGCATAAAAAATATCGAAAATTTAACCAAAACCCTTGGTGCAGCTTCGATGTATAACAATATTAAGCTTCACATTTATGATAAAGATCTAAAAAGCTATGTAAGGAGCTGGGATCTAAACAGATATGGCGATATGATCGCTAGTAGTAGGTTTTTAGTGCAAGAGTCAAGGCATCAAAACAAGCCCATGGTCGGCATCGAGGCGTGGTATGCTGGAACGCATATAAGGGCTGTCTCAAACGTAATACGTGATGGTAAAATTATTGGCAACATCGAGGTTTTGTTAAATTTTGACTCACTTGGAAATTATTTTAAAAAGCAAGGAATTGATCTATTTGTTCTTTTGGCAAAAGATAAGATGCCTTCACGTAAAAGCATTCCAAGTGATCAAATTTTAAATGATTATTACATCGAAAATTTAAGCAGTGCAAATTTAAATATAGTAGGTTTTTTGCGTGATATTAATTTCAAAGAATATGAATTTTACGTTTATAAAACACACTACTTTTGCGTGGTGCCACTAATAGACGCTAGCAACACGCAGATAGGTTACTACGTGCTTCATGTAAATACCAATGAAAAAGAGCGAAATATTTCACAAAATTATTTCGAGTCAGAAGAGCTTTTTTAA
- a CDS encoding 4Fe-4S dicluster domain-containing protein gives MKKYMMIHDENLCIGCQGCSVACRSANNVPRGLYRLQVHAKMSGTFPNLKTDFLRQSCVMCEDAPCVEVCPTGASFKTADGVTLLDHRICVSCKYCILACPYDARYVLPNGEIGKCTFCYESRLEEGKEPACVSVCPTNALTFGDVNDENSKISKKLKESKYYLPKAELNTKPSLAMIANTKGAHHE, from the coding sequence ATGAAAAAATATATGATGATACATGATGAAAATTTATGCATCGGCTGTCAAGGCTGCTCGGTAGCTTGCAGAAGTGCAAACAACGTGCCAAGGGGACTTTACCGCTTGCAGGTGCATGCAAAGATGAGTGGGACATTTCCAAATTTAAAGACTGACTTTTTACGTCAAAGCTGTGTTATGTGCGAAGATGCACCTTGTGTTGAGGTTTGCCCAACTGGCGCTAGCTTTAAAACAGCTGATGGCGTGACGCTGCTTGATCACAGAATTTGCGTTAGTTGCAAATACTGCATCCTAGCCTGTCCATACGACGCTCGCTACGTCTTGCCAAATGGTGAGATAGGCAAATGCACATTTTGCTATGAGAGTAGGCTAGAAGAGGGCAAAGAGCCAGCTTGCGTTAGCGTCTGCCCTACAAATGCCCTAACTTTTGGCGACGTAAATGATGAAAACTCTAAAATTTCAAAGAAATTAAAAGAGAGTAAATACTACTTGCCAAAAGCGGAGCTAAACACAAAACCTTCACTTGCGATGATCGCAAATACAAAAGGAGCACACCATGAATAA
- the nrfD gene encoding NrfD/PsrC family molybdoenzyme membrane anchor subunit, translated as MNNMSGSLAQYSEIYWGWPIAVYLFLAGLSAGASIVAVLISKKYGKENYYFKAAALIAPLAIVLGLALLVLDLGKPLSFYWILLLYNFDSVMSIGVALLLVYTPLSVIYAVGAFKNEIALLKISLFDVVANLASKLSSLLEILLFILGIGVGAYTGFLLSAAHKIALWNTSVLPVLFLVSGLSCAGAFTLLVGVLKDKAKRQNDIAHYLLKFDFFAIITEFLLIVALFMVVKGASTSGAESVANALSANSLGLMFYIGVIGFGMALPIILDLSVLKVHDFKREFAVINALFVICGVFLLRCYIVYAGQIFI; from the coding sequence ATGAATAACATGTCAGGAAGCCTAGCTCAATACTCTGAAATTTACTGGGGCTGGCCGATAGCCGTTTATCTATTTTTAGCAGGACTTAGTGCGGGTGCTAGCATCGTTGCTGTGCTCATTTCAAAAAAATATGGCAAAGAGAATTACTACTTTAAAGCAGCCGCTCTTATCGCTCCATTAGCGATCGTTCTTGGACTTGCTCTTTTGGTGCTTGATCTTGGCAAGCCGCTTAGCTTTTACTGGATACTTCTGCTTTACAACTTTGACTCAGTCATGTCAATAGGCGTTGCACTGCTTCTAGTTTATACGCCTCTTAGCGTTATATACGCAGTTGGCGCATTTAAAAACGAGATTGCATTGCTTAAAATTTCTCTTTTTGACGTGGTTGCAAATTTAGCTAGCAAGCTTTCAAGCCTACTTGAAATTTTGCTTTTTATCCTAGGCATTGGCGTTGGTGCATATACAGGCTTTTTGCTAAGTGCAGCTCACAAGATCGCACTTTGGAATACATCAGTCTTGCCGGTATTATTTTTAGTATCAGGCTTGAGCTGTGCTGGTGCATTTACGTTACTTGTTGGCGTGCTAAAAGATAAGGCAAAAAGGCAAAATGATATTGCACACTATTTATTAAAATTTGATTTTTTTGCGATTATTACCGAGTTTTTGCTCATAGTTGCACTTTTTATGGTTGTAAAAGGTGCAAGCACAAGTGGTGCGGAGAGTGTAGCAAACGCACTTAGCGCAAATTCTCTTGGGCTGATGTTTTATATTGGCGTCATTGGTTTTGGTATGGCTTTGCCTATCATTTTAGACTTAAGCGTTTTAAAGGTGCATGATTTTAAACGCGAATTTGCCGTGATCAACGCATTATTCGTAATATGTGGTGTCTTTTTACTAAGGTGTTACATTGTCTATGCGGGGCAAATTTTTATTTAA
- a CDS encoding response regulator transcription factor has translation MKILLLEDDLGFQESVCEFLQTLGYEVTAVSDGQEACDLIEKNFYHLFILDIKVPGVNGHEVIKYIRSLNPNAPIMITTSLVDIGDMAIGYELGCNEYLKKPFELAELKFRVAELMRKYYGTDDKNIVKINDEFSFNLNKRALFKNGKMIDLSAKEVALVECLVSHLNSYVSMEELRDLVWNDKEIEGADIRMHVLKIRNKTTSDFITSKRRIGYKIDAQEL, from the coding sequence TTGAAAATTTTGCTTTTAGAAGATGATTTAGGGTTTCAAGAGAGCGTCTGTGAGTTTTTGCAGACGCTTGGTTATGAAGTTACAGCGGTGAGCGATGGTCAGGAGGCCTGCGATCTGATAGAGAAAAATTTCTATCATCTTTTTATACTTGATATAAAAGTCCCTGGCGTAAATGGGCATGAGGTTATCAAATACATAAGGAGTTTAAATCCAAACGCTCCTATCATGATAACAACATCTTTAGTTGATATAGGCGATATGGCGATTGGCTACGAGCTTGGCTGTAACGAATACCTAAAAAAGCCATTTGAGCTTGCTGAACTTAAATTTAGAGTAGCTGAGCTTATGAGAAAATACTATGGAACTGACGATAAAAACATAGTAAAGATCAATGACGAGTTTAGCTTTAATCTAAACAAGCGTGCGCTATTTAAAAACGGCAAAATGATCGATCTTAGTGCAAAAGAGGTTGCACTTGTTGAGTGCCTAGTTTCGCATCTAAATTCTTACGTCAGCATGGAAGAGCTAAGAGATCTTGTCTGGAATGATAAAGAGATAGAAGGCGCTGATATCAGAATGCACGTTTTAAAGATAAGAAACAAAACAACTAGTGACTTTATCACTTCAAAGAGGCGTATAGGCTACAAGATAGATGCACAAGAGCTTTAA
- a CDS encoding HIT family protein, translated as MIYEDKFIKIEREDNELPWIKIFTIKPFRELSDCDEASRARLFEAMLISEKAMLEFYKPTKINIASFGNYVPHVHIHVIARFSNDAFFPDSVWANPKRKSELALPEFDKFAKFLEEKLRAIFE; from the coding sequence ATGATCTATGAAGATAAATTTATAAAAATCGAGCGTGAAGACAATGAGCTTCCATGGATAAAAATTTTTACCATTAAGCCATTTCGTGAGCTAAGTGATTGCGACGAAGCGAGTAGGGCAAGACTGTTTGAAGCGATGCTTATAAGTGAAAAGGCGATGCTTGAATTTTATAAACCAACTAAGATAAATATTGCTAGTTTTGGTAACTACGTGCCACACGTGCATATTCATGTTATTGCTAGATTTAGTAATGACGCATTTTTCCCAGATAGCGTTTGGGCTAATCCAAAAAGAAAAAGCGAGCTTGCGTTGCCAGAATTTGATAAATTTGCAAAATTTTTAGAAGAAAAGTTAAGGGCTATTTTTGAATAA
- the ruvB gene encoding Holliday junction branch migration DNA helicase RuvB, which yields MDRIVEIEKVSFENDFEVSLRPTKFEDYIGQEKIKQNLDVFIKAAKKRNECLDHVLFYGPPGLGKTTLAHIIANEMGVSIKMTAAPMIEKSGDLAAILTNLQEGDVLFIDEIHRLSPAIEEVLYPAMEDFRLDIIIGSGPAAQTIKIDLPKFTLIGATTRAGMISAPLRDRFGMDFRLQFYTSSELSRIVQIASAKLGKECDKNASLEIAKRSRGTPRIALRLLKRIRDFAEVNDEQIISHERAKEGLNALGVNSLGFDEMDIRYLEILMQARRRPMGLSTIAAALSEDEGTVEDVIEPYLLANGFIERTAKGRIASAKCFETFNIKIDIEKGLFE from the coding sequence TTGGATAGAATCGTTGAAATCGAAAAAGTAAGCTTTGAAAATGACTTTGAAGTCTCGCTTAGACCGACAAAATTTGAAGACTACATCGGTCAAGAAAAGATAAAACAAAATTTAGATGTCTTTATAAAAGCAGCCAAAAAGCGAAATGAGTGCCTAGATCACGTGCTATTTTACGGCCCTCCAGGACTTGGTAAAACCACCCTTGCTCACATCATCGCAAACGAAATGGGCGTAAGTATCAAAATGACTGCGGCACCGATGATAGAAAAGAGTGGCGACCTGGCGGCGATCCTTACAAATTTACAAGAGGGCGACGTGCTTTTTATCGACGAGATCCACCGTCTAAGCCCAGCCATTGAAGAGGTGCTCTATCCTGCAATGGAGGACTTTAGGCTTGATATCATAATAGGCTCTGGCCCAGCTGCTCAAACTATCAAGATAGATCTGCCAAAATTTACACTTATTGGCGCAACGACGCGTGCTGGCATGATCTCAGCGCCTTTAAGAGACCGCTTTGGGATGGACTTTAGGCTGCAGTTTTATACAAGCAGTGAGCTAAGCCGTATCGTACAGATCGCATCAGCCAAGCTTGGTAAAGAGTGCGACAAAAACGCCTCTTTAGAGATCGCCAAACGCTCACGTGGCACGCCTAGGATCGCTCTTAGGCTACTAAAGCGTATCCGCGACTTTGCCGAGGTAAATGACGAGCAAATCATCAGTCACGAGCGTGCAAAAGAGGGACTTAATGCACTTGGTGTAAATTCGCTTGGATTTGATGAGATGGATATTAGGTATTTAGAAATTTTGATGCAAGCAAGGCGCCGTCCTATGGGGCTTAGCACGATCGCAGCGGCACTTAGTGAGGACGAGGGCACGGTTGAGGATGTCATCGAGCCATATCTGCTTGCAAATGGCTTTATCGAGCGCACCGCAAAGGGTAGGATCGCAAGTGCGAAGTGCTTTGAGACCTTTAATATCAAGATCGATATCGAAAAAGGGCTTTTTGAGTAG
- the phsA gene encoding thiosulfate reductase PhsA: MSLNRREFLKFGAGVSMVASSLPGGALENAAKQDEKYVRSFCEMCSSRCPIEAKVVDNKICFLSGNPKAGGTATSLCARGGSGFSQLYDENRVKKPLIRVGERGENKWREASWDEALDLVASKMLEIKQKYGPESFVFTCKSSQTHKLMVNFASSYGSPNCFSHFSCCPITYQMVCEQMYGIAKLKRDFANAKYVVNFGHNLFEGIVIADAKKLAKFAAKKDTKLLVLEPRFSVVASKADEWLPVRPGTDLAFVLAIINTWIQNGTYDKEFIEKFTTGFDEIVKSVEGKTPEWQEAITGIKASDVRRIADEIYKAAPRVIFDFGHKTTTTKAEYMRTKAIMVANAMMGNWEVKGGLFGGKNAKTFNKLVGEDKFPVLKNPDEKFKVPKVTRLDFAGETGRHKFVSRKHGVLMDINDAILNEKPYAIKGWFNIRFNHLINVAETMKSIEAMKKLDFIVVSDVYLNDMATFADVILPESSYLERDEGIEDKSGLKPAYMIRNKVIDPVGDTKDGAFIFRELARRMKIDELYTWNDIREFRMQQAGGDVNLLATLEKDGFITWDEPGILFREKGMIDKFVAKYPVASKFVGENGLMDDMAKLKTKSGKIELFLPDVEAQFEGYGALNDKDMDTFDGHDLCLTCGKTPIHTNGHTQAVPSLHDLMSDSPIWINPKTAQRKNLRDGDMVVVKNKFGEQKGKLMVTEGIREDTLFIYHGFGHITPALKSIDHVGLNTSVLLNPAEGPVAATMVTNVGVSISKA; the protein is encoded by the coding sequence ATGAGCTTAAATAGACGAGAATTTTTAAAATTCGGTGCTGGAGTTAGTATGGTTGCATCATCCTTACCGGGTGGTGCTTTGGAAAATGCTGCAAAGCAAGATGAGAAGTACGTCCGTAGCTTTTGCGAGATGTGCTCTTCAAGATGCCCTATCGAAGCAAAGGTCGTTGATAATAAAATTTGCTTCTTAAGCGGTAATCCAAAAGCTGGCGGTACGGCAACTTCGCTTTGTGCAAGAGGTGGCTCTGGTTTTAGTCAGCTTTATGACGAAAATAGAGTCAAAAAGCCTTTGATCAGGGTTGGTGAGAGAGGCGAAAATAAGTGGCGTGAGGCTAGCTGGGACGAGGCACTTGATCTAGTTGCTTCAAAGATGCTTGAGATCAAGCAAAAGTATGGCCCTGAAAGCTTTGTTTTTACCTGTAAAAGCTCGCAAACGCATAAGCTAATGGTAAATTTTGCCTCATCTTATGGCTCGCCAAACTGCTTTTCACACTTTTCGTGCTGTCCGATCACCTATCAAATGGTCTGCGAGCAGATGTATGGTATAGCTAAACTAAAAAGAGACTTTGCAAATGCAAAATATGTTGTAAATTTTGGTCACAACCTCTTTGAAGGCATAGTTATAGCCGATGCTAAAAAGCTTGCTAAATTTGCAGCCAAAAAAGATACAAAGCTACTTGTGCTTGAGCCAAGATTTAGCGTTGTAGCTTCAAAAGCTGATGAGTGGCTACCAGTTAGACCTGGTACCGATCTAGCTTTTGTGCTAGCTATCATAAATACATGGATACAAAATGGCACTTACGATAAAGAATTTATAGAAAAATTTACAACTGGCTTTGATGAGATCGTTAAAAGCGTAGAGGGCAAAACGCCTGAATGGCAAGAGGCAATCACTGGCATAAAAGCAAGTGATGTTAGACGCATCGCTGATGAAATTTATAAAGCTGCTCCAAGAGTTATTTTTGATTTTGGTCATAAGACAACTACCACAAAAGCTGAATACATGAGGACAAAGGCCATCATGGTGGCAAATGCGATGATGGGTAACTGGGAGGTTAAAGGCGGTCTTTTTGGTGGCAAAAATGCAAAAACCTTTAACAAGCTAGTTGGCGAGGATAAATTTCCAGTTCTTAAAAATCCAGATGAGAAATTTAAAGTGCCAAAAGTCACTAGACTAGACTTCGCTGGTGAGACTGGTAGGCATAAATTTGTAAGTAGAAAACATGGCGTTTTGATGGATATAAATGACGCTATCTTAAACGAAAAGCCTTACGCCATAAAGGGCTGGTTTAACATCCGATTTAATCACCTAATAAACGTCGCTGAGACGATGAAGAGCATAGAGGCGATGAAGAAGCTTGATTTTATCGTGGTAAGTGATGTCTATCTAAACGATATGGCGACCTTTGCTGATGTTATCTTACCTGAGAGTAGCTACCTTGAGCGCGACGAGGGCATAGAGGATAAGTCAGGTCTAAAGCCAGCTTATATGATAAGAAATAAAGTTATTGATCCAGTTGGCGACACGAAGGACGGGGCATTTATCTTTAGGGAGCTAGCACGCCGCATGAAGATAGATGAGCTTTACACTTGGAACGACATACGTGAGTTTAGGATGCAGCAAGCTGGTGGAGATGTAAATTTACTTGCCACACTAGAAAAAGATGGCTTTATCACGTGGGATGAGCCGGGAATTTTGTTTAGAGAAAAAGGTATGATCGATAAATTTGTCGCTAAATATCCAGTCGCATCTAAATTTGTAGGTGAAAATGGTTTGATGGACGATATGGCTAAGCTTAAAACAAAAAGCGGCAAGATAGAGCTATTTTTGCCTGATGTCGAGGCGCAGTTTGAAGGATACGGCGCGCTAAACGATAAAGATATGGATACATTTGACGGACATGATCTTTGTCTAACTTGTGGCAAAACGCCTATTCATACCAATGGCCACACTCAGGCAGTGCCGTCGCTTCATGATCTTATGAGTGATAGCCCTATCTGGATAAATCCAAAAACAGCTCAACGTAAAAATTTACGTGATGGCGATATGGTCGTGGTGAAAAATAAATTTGGCGAGCAAAAGGGCAAGCTCATGGTAACCGAGGGCATTAGAGAAGATACGCTCTTTATCTATCACGGCTTTGGACACATCACCCCAGCTCTTAAAAGCATAGATCACGTGGGGCTTAACACAAGCGTTCTTCTTAATCCAGCCGAAGGCCCAGTGGCTGCAACCATGGTTACAAATGTTGGCGTTAGCATAAGTAAAGCGTAA
- a CDS encoding cytochrome C, whose translation MGEPHLCPKCEQRTIYFDGICYDCRQKEKLEFYEGLSEDEIKKRQKNILAHTEEIGKYDEIYSDLTYIFYLHGICDEQIIREVTKECEYYPFEIYKNATSDVRDELINSLNGAENIVKINHILCALAWQGDEVVRELFFKLYNASKPWKAKLHVDMDGYAQVAGWSFDGSGKRRSLVFDKCFTCEPSQNADASIKFKALSDEKCKFCSGEMLEFIIKKESLKRLGLELKNDAVLKFCPTCVGLVQYFCQNDGNSVQTEIVGEGDSEDYLRDAVATLDGQNFELASEVCAHYSYMIDSEILLGGYPQWEQDAEHLKCPKCSKSMKYLAQIPLGSLVDGEGTIYVQICDECEIVGANFQCT comes from the coding sequence ATGGGTGAGCCACATCTTTGTCCTAAGTGCGAGCAAAGGACGATTTACTTTGATGGGATCTGCTATGATTGCAGGCAAAAAGAGAAGCTGGAGTTTTACGAGGGTCTAAGCGAGGACGAGATTAAAAAGAGGCAGAAAAATATCCTAGCTCACACAGAGGAGATAGGCAAATATGATGAAATTTATAGTGATCTCACATATATTTTCTACCTGCACGGAATTTGCGACGAGCAGATAATAAGAGAAGTGACCAAAGAGTGTGAATACTACCCATTTGAAATTTATAAAAATGCCACAAGCGACGTGAGAGATGAGCTCATAAATAGTCTAAATGGCGCTGAAAATATCGTAAAAATAAATCACATCCTTTGCGCACTTGCCTGGCAGGGCGATGAGGTGGTAAGGGAGCTATTTTTTAAGCTCTATAATGCGTCAAAGCCTTGGAAGGCGAAGCTTCATGTTGATATGGACGGATATGCGCAGGTTGCTGGCTGGAGCTTTGATGGCAGTGGCAAGAGAAGAAGCCTAGTTTTTGATAAGTGTTTTACATGTGAGCCAAGCCAAAATGCAGATGCAAGCATTAAATTTAAAGCACTAAGCGATGAAAAATGTAAATTTTGTAGCGGCGAGATGCTGGAATTTATCATCAAAAAAGAGAGTCTAAAGCGACTTGGACTAGAGCTAAAAAACGATGCTGTACTTAAATTTTGTCCAACATGCGTTGGCTTGGTGCAGTATTTTTGCCAAAATGATGGCAATAGCGTGCAAACAGAGATAGTAGGCGAGGGTGATAGCGAAGATTATTTAAGAGATGCTGTGGCAACGCTCGATGGGCAAAATTTCGAGCTAGCTAGCGAGGTTTGCGCTCACTACTCATATATGATAGATAGCGAAATTTTGCTTGGTGGATATCCGCAGTGGGAGCAAGATGCTGAGCATTTAAAATGTCCAAAATGTAGCAAAAGCATGAAATATCTAGCACAAATTCCTCTTGGAAGTCTAGTAGATGGCGAGGGAACTATATATGTTCAAATATGTGATGAATGCGAGATCGTCGGGGCAAATTTTCAGTGCACGTAA
- a CDS encoding sensor histidine kinase: protein MHKSFKIQIIATFVIMSLFCFQSFVILNLSQKNSTSKALFGAMKHETIIKNSFLKNENITPFLKYKFAIYDVNFNPIISNLTKQPSNFKFVTLEENGFLFYKSFFIKDKTPYYIVVEKELDNEKSIFLAALMLLVILVAVLFIVYFLYLSSVKPYKEFQKYMNNFFNDAMHELKTPLGVAGMNLEMLGLENKYITRIKNALKQMQITYEDVEYFIKRGYIKFPLERLNLGEYIIERVKFLSSVANVKHIVVKTNLEGDAFTMLSKVEAQRIIDNTITNAIKYSPKESEIIVNLELEADRINLSVQDFGKGIKDVKKVWKRYVREDEIQGGFGLGLNIVSEICQKHGITYGVDSIYGEGSTFYYKFKRA from the coding sequence ATGCACAAGAGCTTTAAGATCCAGATCATAGCGACATTTGTCATAATGTCGCTTTTTTGTTTTCAAAGCTTTGTGATCTTAAATTTAAGTCAAAAAAACAGCACTTCAAAAGCTCTTTTTGGTGCGATGAAGCATGAAACTATTATCAAAAATTCGTTTTTAAAAAATGAAAATATAACTCCTTTTTTAAAGTATAAATTTGCGATCTATGATGTAAATTTTAACCCAATTATTTCAAATCTTACCAAGCAGCCAAGCAACTTTAAATTTGTAACACTTGAAGAAAATGGCTTCTTGTTTTATAAAAGCTTTTTTATAAAGGATAAAACGCCTTATTATATTGTCGTTGAAAAAGAGCTTGATAATGAAAAAAGTATATTCCTAGCGGCACTTATGCTCCTTGTCATCCTTGTGGCAGTGCTTTTTATCGTCTATTTTTTATATCTAAGTAGCGTTAAGCCTTATAAAGAGTTTCAAAAGTATATGAATAACTTCTTTAATGACGCCATGCACGAGCTAAAGACCCCACTTGGCGTAGCTGGCATGAACCTTGAGATGCTTGGACTTGAAAATAAGTATATAACCCGCATCAAAAACGCCTTAAAACAGATGCAAATAACCTACGAAGATGTCGAGTATTTTATAAAGCGAGGCTACATAAAATTTCCACTTGAGCGCCTAAATTTGGGCGAATACATAATAGAGAGAGTGAAATTTCTCTCAAGTGTGGCTAATGTCAAGCACATCGTGGTAAAGACAAATTTAGAAGGCGATGCATTTACTATGCTAAGCAAGGTCGAAGCTCAGCGCATCATCGATAACACCATCACAAACGCCATAAAATACAGCCCAAAAGAGAGCGAGATAATAGTAAATTTAGAGCTTGAAGCAGACCGCATAAATCTTAGCGTGCAGGACTTTGGCAAGGGGATAAAGGACGTCAAAAAGGTCTGGAAAAGATACGTCAGAGAGGATGAAATCCAAGGCGGCTTTGGCCTTGGGCTAAATATCGTCAGTGAAATTTGCCAAAAACATGGCATTACATACGGCGTTGATAGCATCTACGGCGAGGGTAGCACCTTTTATTATAAATTTAAACGAGCTTAA
- a CDS encoding AI-2E family transporter, with protein MNNRLFFGIFVFCALALVVYLFKPYLLDIFIAALLAVAVSNVQIAFLSLTKNRKTLSSALTTSVLLCLFIAPLLYAVVEIAKYAAGFDINNVTKTIEFIKNYDFRMPESINFLEPKIKEFIGGLDIKMLFSQLATNLASLGKLSLKFGVDMIIILVFFFFCNLYGNELISYLKYALPLKQDDTESILSEVGNVMSVVFYSTIANMIIQGFLFAIITSFYGYDGVLTGIFFSFASLIPVVGGILAWGPISIYEFANGNIAAAITIAIYTIVVISFAADTLLKPLVIKFINSKLVKIPTKINELLIFFAMLAGITTFGFWGVILGPAIVTFFISTIKLYTLLRERNFV; from the coding sequence ATGAACAATAGACTATTTTTTGGAATTTTTGTATTTTGCGCTTTAGCTTTGGTGGTCTATCTTTTTAAACCATATCTGCTTGATATTTTCATCGCAGCACTGCTTGCTGTCGCGGTTTCAAATGTCCAAATCGCATTTTTATCGCTCACTAAAAACCGCAAGACGCTTTCATCGGCTCTTACCACATCTGTGCTTCTTTGCTTATTTATCGCCCCACTTCTTTATGCGGTAGTTGAGATCGCAAAATACGCAGCTGGCTTTGATATAAACAATGTCACAAAGACTATCGAATTTATCAAAAATTATGATTTTAGGATGCCTGAGTCGATAAATTTTTTAGAGCCAAAGATAAAAGAATTTATCGGCGGACTTGATATTAAAATGCTTTTTTCTCAACTTGCGACAAACCTTGCAAGTCTAGGTAAGTTAAGCCTTAAATTTGGCGTTGATATGATTATTATTTTGGTCTTTTTCTTCTTTTGCAATCTTTATGGCAATGAACTAATCAGCTATCTAAAATATGCACTTCCGCTAAAGCAAGATGACACAGAGTCTATTTTAAGTGAGGTTGGCAACGTGATGAGCGTCGTTTTTTATTCAACCATCGCAAATATGATAATCCAAGGCTTTTTATTTGCTATTATCACAAGCTTTTACGGCTATGACGGCGTGCTAACTGGCATCTTTTTTAGCTTTGCTTCGCTTATTCCAGTTGTTGGCGGTATTTTAGCGTGGGGTCCTATTAGTATTTATGAGTTTGCAAATGGCAACATAGCAGCAGCGATAACTATCGCAATTTATACGATCGTAGTGATCTCATTTGCAGCTGATACGCTTTTAAAGCCACTTGTTATTAAATTTATAAACTCAAAGCTGGTTAAAATACCAACAAAGATAAATGAGCTTCTTATATTCTTTGCGATGCTTGCAGGTATCACGACATTTGGGTTTTGGGGCGTGATCCTTGGACCAGCGATCGTGACATTTTTTATCTCGACTATCAAGCTTTATACGCTTTTAAGAGAGAGAAATTTCGTATAA